The genomic DNA TGGCATCTGATATGGTTTATGGAGTTTCAAGGTCTATATATTGTGATACCCTCATGAATCAAGTCGTTATTTTATATACATCGTTATCATTATCATACAAGCATGTCTACACATAAGCGCCCTTTGGCCTACCCCTTGTCTCACCATCGCCCTAGGGCCGTCGCCACCCTCCTTGTTCCCAACCTCTGCTTGGACCCGACGACAGCGACCCTGCGCTTGCGTCAGACATGCGGCGGTAGCTAGGTAAACCAAGCTCGACCTGAGTGTAGGGCTCTAGAGGCGGTTCGTCTGGTAATGGCGGTAGTGGGTTCCGTATAAGCCGGGACGGCCGCTGTGGGCTGGTCTCAACTGAATGGAAGTGATGTTCTTGGTATGGCGGTGCTGCAGTAAACGTATGTGCACCTGATGGTAACTCGTCCTCCATACTATCATTCGAATATGTACGATCCAGTTTCTCATCCATATCGTCCCTCGAGTCTCCTCGGACCAGCCCTAAACGTTCCTCTTCCGTGGGTTTACGTTCATGGCCCTTCCGCAAGATGCCCCGAGGGGACTTGGGCACGTCAGACTTGGGTCGATGGAAAGCATGGAATGAAAATTGGCGTTTAGAACCATGTGCTGGAGGTTCAGGGGGTTCATCCGCCCATGTTATAGAATGAGATGTGTCACTTCGAGCTGGTCCGTGATAACTTGTGTCGCCTCTGCTGCTATGGATCGATGACATAGGGGCTAGAGCCGCCGGTTGACTAGGGTCATGGTCTCGAATTGGTTGCCATGAATGACTCGGAGACCGCATTCGAATCTCATCTAAGAAAGAACGACTACTCTGCCTGGTATTGGGGCGCTCTGATTCATCCGGGAACCGGGACATTCCCAATGGGGGGAGCGGCTTCTTGACTGACGGCGTGCGAGTTCCACTCCGGGTCATCGTTGGTCCTTCACCGAGGACAGTCTTGCGCCGGCGCAAACCATCCCACTCGATGATCTCATTCTCTGCAGGCGGGTGTAGCTTGTCTTCTTGTCGTTCTCTTAAATAGCGTCGTGCCTCCTCTGCCTCCATCGTACGGCGGGGTGTAGATATCCTACGAATAATAGCGGCAGTCCCACGGATAGAATCGGCCTTGGGCTCTGTCTCTGGCTCTTCCTGTGTGGCCACCTCACGAATCTGGTCGAGGTCGCCTTTGAAGACAGCGGAGTCGGGGACGTCCTTGGCGGACTTGGAGAGCTGCAGTAGGACAACACCGGCGCAGATCTGCAAAAAGCCCAGGATGACTGTAGCGATCTGCATGCCAGTCCCTTTGAAACCTTGGAAAAGAATTGCCGAAGTGATAATCGTGGCGCTGGTGAAAAAGACGTAGTAGGTAGGAGTTACCAAGGCGGCATTGAAGATGTTCAACGCTTTCTGGACAGCGTTAGTAAATAGTCAacaaagtactccgtagatgaAGGCAATTGGAGAAGGGCAATTGGGCGGAGACAAACATTGAGATAAATAATTTCAGTCAATAAAGTCGCCACGACGAACGCAAACAAGACGTAGAGAAACCAATGCTTGAACTGCGATTCCCCGTTGATCTGCGCCAAAATCGCCGCTCCCAGTCCCTGCGTAGCGACCACGCTTAACCCACCAATAGAACTGCAGATACTAATGTAGACGAACatgctcttctttccgtaTCGAGGCCCAGCCCACACAGCCGTGACGATGCTGCCCACGATGATAACGCCAGCGTACGACAAAAACCCGGGGGCGATGACATATTTCTGCATTTCCTGAATGTTGCTTACGGATGACTGCTCAGGCGCATTCATCGCAATGATAACAGAGCCGAGAATGCAGGTAAAACAGCCAACCTTACCGACGAAACTCAGCCGTTccttgaggaagatggcagataGAATCGTCGTCACCACGACTGACAGCGCACCCAACGGAGTCACCAAAATTGCATCAACGAAGGCATAAGCGACGAAGTTGCAAAGCTCCCCGATTATCATTAGCGTCATACCAGCCCACCAGTAGAAGTTCTTCAGGTATCCGTACCCCTCGCCGGCCTCCTCATTGTATTTGACGTTGGCCCTCAGCAGACCCGTCTTTTTGAGTACGAACGAAACACCGATGAATAGACCCGATGCGACCGCTAAAGATATACCGATGGCTTTGTAGGAGGCCGGTCGACCGCTTCCGGAATCGGAGCGAGCCTCGAGAGTTGAAAAATCCATGTGTAACAGAAGCGCGCATGAACACTGCCAGCAGTGTGTCTATTATCTGCGTTCAGAGAGTATGTACACGACAAGATATATGAATAGTCGAATAAAAATAGAACCAGCGCGAAACGAGCGCTACTCCATGAAAGCGACTCGTGGTGGCGGCGATAAGGGTTTCGATTGGGCGCTTCGAAGGTTAGATAGATGGAATGCGTGGTTGATAGGTGCCGGGGAATGTGTCAGAGTTTACTCCGAAGGACATGCATGTAGAAAGGAGCAGAACAACAAACGAGAATTCCA from Aspergillus oryzae RIB40 DNA, chromosome 7 includes the following:
- a CDS encoding DUF803 domain membrane protein (uncharacterized conserved protein), encoding MDFSTLEARSDSGSGRPASYKAIGISLAVASGLFIGVSFVLKKTGLLRANVKYNEEAGEGYGYLKNFYWWAGMTLMIIGELCNFVAYAFVDAILVTPLGALSVVVTTILSAIFLKERLSFVGKVGCFTCILGSVIIAMNAPEQSSVSNIQEMQKYVIAPGFLSYAGVIIVGSIVTAVWAGPRYGKKSMFVYISICSSIGGLSVVATQGLGAAILAQINGESQFKHWFLYVLFAFVVATLLTEIIYLNKALNIFNAALVTPTYYVFFTSATIITSAILFQGFKGTGMQIATVILGFLQICAGVVLLQLSKSAKDVPDSAVFKGDLDQIREVATQEEPETEPKADSIRGTAAIIRRISTPRRTMEAEEARRYLRERQEDKLHPPAENEIIEWDGLRRRKTVLGEGPTMTRSGTRTPSVKKPLPPLGMSRFPDESERPNTRQSSRSFLDEIRMRSPSHSWQPIRDHDPSQPAALAPMSSIHSSRGDTSYHGPARSDTSHSITWADEPPEPPAHGSKRQFSFHAFHRPKSDVPKSPRGILRKGHERKPTEEERLGLVRGDSRDDMDEKLDRTYSNDSMEDELPSGAHTFTAAPPYQEHHFHSVETSPQRPSRLIRNPLPPLPDEPPLEPYTQVELGLPSYRRMSDASAGSLSSGPSRGWEQGGWRRP